Proteins encoded within one genomic window of Hermetia illucens chromosome 2, iHerIll2.2.curated.20191125, whole genome shotgun sequence:
- the LOC119648021 gene encoding vacuolar protein sorting-associated protein VTA1 homolog, whose protein sequence is MSLELPPCPTSLKPIQHFLKIAQEHEARDVIVTYWCRLYALQTGLKLSTHQPDETKLLMAIMEWLETAKKENADNDSITNDVAAQAHLENYALKLFLYADKQDRESNFGKNVVKAFYTSGVIYDVLQTFGELTDEATHNRKYAKWKAAYIHNCLKNGEVPIPGPMGSEEGEGEAGGEEGEQPPTEPSPPQQPSPDQPGPSSQPQTPITPPSDSNIPHSTLTADEVLENPDMLPKPPVEEEKNPGGFVPFVPQANTIPLPPEYVPPPVDVQLTPDQMIKAQKYCKYAGSALNFDDVKTAIENLQKALRLLTTGQE, encoded by the exons ATGTCTTTGGAATTGCCTCCTTGTCCGACTAGTTTGAAGCCTATTCAGCACTTCCTGAAAATCGCCCAAGAACACGAAGCTCGCGATGTGATTGTCACTTATTGGTGTCGTTTGTATGCCTTACAAACGGGGCTCAAACTCTCCACCCATCAACCGGACGAGACCAAACTTCTGATGG CGATTATGGAGTGGCTCGAGACTGCCAAGAAGGAAAACGCAGATAACGACTCGATTACAAATGACGTCGCCGCTCAAGCACATCTTGAGAATTATGCTTTGAAATTATTTCTGTACGCCGACAAGCAAGATCGAGAAAGCAACTTTGGAAA GAATGTCGTCAAGGCTTTCTACACCAGCGGCGTAATCTACGACGTCCTACAAACCTTCGGGGAGCTCACGGATGAGGCAACACACAATCGCAAGTACGCCAAGTGGAAGGCGGCCTACATCCACAACTGTCTGAAAAACGGCGAAGTGCCTATTCCAGGACCCATGGGTTCGGAAGAAGGTGAAGGCGAGGcaggtggagaagaaggtgaacagcCACCAACTGAACCATCGCCACCACAGCAACCAAGTCCCGATCAACCCGGGCCCTCCAGTCAACCGCAGACTCCTATAACTCCCCCTAGCGATTCAAATATCCCTCATTCAACTCTCACAGCGGACGAAGTTCTTGAAAACCCAGACATGCTCCCAAAGCCTCCCGTAGAAGAGGAGAAAAACCCCGGCGGCTTTGTGCCGTTCGTGCCGCAAGCAAACACTATTCCATTACCGCCTGAATACGTCCCGCCGCCAGTTGACGTCCAACTGACTCCTGACCAGATGATAAAGGCCCAGAAATACTGTAAATATGCCGGAAGCGCCTTAAACTTCGACGACGTGAAAACTGCTATTGAAAATCTTCAGAAGGCCTTGCGACTCCTGACCACGGGTCAGGAATGA
- the LOC119648020 gene encoding cytoplasmic tRNA 2-thiolation protein 2 isoform X3 — MCSIGEDDFGDDGGVHSMEPKLENLNINDASGICQKCNTEPVAVQLGYKEPECKTCFLMYVRHKFRASLGSSKILPKNADVLLIFDGSPSSVTLLDMANFAQTQNTFKRLHCNLKVLVVDDTFLGHQEEEYLKKVLEILGKYDIDTYFTSLASTGPPIPVKEESEEKLRGPWVEEETKLKTMVEKIKTLTLRQDFITNHRKNIIREAALHLNSPFVFLSDISPDLASVFLANISLGRGSSTAHDIALLDERIDNLKLIRPLKDLTGAEVQYYIQFNDLPTVSFRTYGETVGTKMSSIQNLTKSFVENLQEKFPSTVSTVFRTGNKITTKSQLQPARNRCDEVVCRLCRSVIDLEESKTLFAVEFSRMASEFAANGLNDMSSLSEKARQQLQIDNDKQLCHACRNIARNVSSSDVDFESFL, encoded by the coding sequence ATGTGTAGCATCGGCGAGGATGATTTCGGTGACGACGGTGGAGTGCATAGCATGGAGCCAAAATTGGAAAATCTGAACATCAACGATGCGTCTGGGATTTGTCAGAAATGCAACACTGAACCTGTGGCTGTACAGCTGGGTTACAAGGAGCCGGAATGCAAAACTTGTTTTCTAATGTACGTTCGGCATAAGTTTAGGGCGTCGCTTGGGTCATCGAAAATACTCCCCAAGAACGCAGATGTTTTGCTTATTTTCGACGGCAGTCCGAGCAGCGTGACACTCTTGGATATGGCCAACTTTGCACAAACACAGAATACTTTCAAGCGGCTTCATTGTAATCTAAAGGTGCTAGTTGTGGACGATACCTTTTTGGGGCATCAGGAGGAGGAATATTTGAAGAAAGTGTTGGAGATTTTAGGAAAGTATGACATTGATACGTATTTTACGTCACTGGCGTCGACTGGGCCGCCTATTCCGGTAAAGGAGGAAAGTGAGGAGAAACTTAGAGGTCCATGGGTGGAAGAAGAGACGAAACTAAaaactatggtagaaaaaatcaAGACTCTGACGTTGCGACAAGATTTCATTACAAATCACCGCAAAAATATAATAAGGGAGGCTGCCTTGCATCTGAACTCTCCATTCGTTTTCCTCTCAGACATTAGTCCTGATTTAGCTAGCGTTTTTCTTGCGAATATATCACTTGGACGCGGGTCGTCTACAGCGCACGACATAGCTCTGCTCGACGAGCGAATTGATAACCTGAAACTGATCCGACCCCTGAAGGACCTCACGGGGGCAGAGGTCCAGTACTACATTCAATTCAACGACCTACCAACCGTGAGTTTTAGGACCTATGGTGAAACAGTTGGAACGAAAATGTCCAGCATTCAAAATCTAACCAAGAGCTTCGTGGAAAATCTACAGGAAAAGTTCCCATCTACTGTGTCGACCGTGTTTCGGACCGGAAACAAAATTACCACCAAGAGTCAACTGCAACCAGCAAGGAATAGATGTGATGAAGTGGTTTGCAGACTCTGTCGCTCGGTGATTGACTTAGAGGAGTCAAAGACTTTGTTTGCCGTTGAGTTCTCCAGGATGGCTTCGGAGTTCGCTGCAAACGGGCTGAATGATATGAGTAGCCTCTCAGAGAAGGCCAGACAGCAGTTGCAGATAGACAACGACAAACAACTGTGTCACGCATGTAGGAATATTGCGCGCAATGTTAGTTCTAGTGACGTCGATTTTGAGTCCTTTCTTTGA